One window from the genome of Streptococcus parasanguinis encodes:
- the pflA gene encoding pyruvate formate-lyase-activating protein, which produces MENETVDYGKVTGMVHSTESFGAVDGPGIRFIVFLQGCQMRCQYCHNPDTWAMETNKSRERTVDDVLEEALRYRGFWGQKGGITVSGGEALLQIDFLIALFTKAQELGIHCTLDTCALPFRNTPRYLEKFDRLMAVTDLVLLDIKEINDERHKIVTSHTNKTILACAKYLSDIGKPVWIRHVLVPGLTDRDDDLIELGKFVKTLKNVDKFEILPYHTMGEFKWRELGIPYKLEGVKPPTKERVQNAKDLMETESYQDYLKRVKG; this is translated from the coding sequence ATGGAAAATGAAACAGTTGATTATGGAAAAGTAACAGGAATGGTACACTCAACAGAAAGTTTTGGGGCAGTAGACGGGCCTGGGATCCGCTTTATTGTCTTCCTTCAAGGGTGTCAAATGCGGTGTCAATACTGCCACAATCCAGATACTTGGGCAATGGAAACCAACAAGTCCCGTGAACGGACAGTGGATGATGTCCTAGAAGAAGCCCTCCGTTATCGTGGATTTTGGGGCCAAAAAGGGGGAATCACTGTCAGTGGAGGAGAAGCCCTCTTGCAGATTGACTTCTTGATCGCCCTCTTCACCAAGGCTCAAGAGTTGGGCATTCATTGTACCTTGGATACCTGTGCCCTTCCTTTCCGGAATACACCTCGTTATTTGGAAAAATTCGACCGCTTGATGGCGGTGACAGACTTGGTGCTTCTGGATATCAAGGAAATCAATGATGAACGACACAAAATTGTGACCAGCCATACCAATAAAACAATTTTAGCTTGTGCCAAGTACTTATCTGATATTGGAAAACCAGTCTGGATTCGTCACGTTTTGGTCCCAGGTTTGACAGACCGAGATGACGACCTGATCGAACTTGGAAAATTTGTTAAAACCCTTAAAAATGTTGATAAATTTGAGATCCTTCCTTACCATACTATGGGGGAATTCAAATGGCGTGAATTGGGCATTCCGTACAAGTTGGAAGGTGTGAAACCACCGACAAAAGAACGGGTCCAAAATGCAAAAGATTTGATGGAAACAGAAAGTTACCAAGATTACCTGAAACGGGTCAAAGGATAA
- a CDS encoding manganese-dependent inorganic pyrophosphatase — MSKILVFGHQNPDSDAIGSSVAFAYLAKEAYGLDTEAVALGTPNEETAFVLDYFGVEAPRVITSAKAEGAEQVILTDHNEFQQSVSDIAEVEVYGVVDHHRVANFETASPLYMRLEPVGSASSIVYRMFKEHGVAVPKEIAGLMLSGLISDTLLLKSPTTHPSDKVIAPELAELAGVNLEEYGLAMLKAGTNLASKSAEELIDIDAKTFELNGNNVRVAQVNTVDIAEVLDRQAEIEAAIQAANAANGYSDFVLMITDIVNSNSEILALGANMDKVEAAFNFKLENNHAFLPGAVSRKKQVVPQLTESFNA, encoded by the coding sequence ATGTCAAAAATTCTCGTTTTTGGTCACCAAAATCCTGACTCAGATGCTATCGGTTCATCTGTAGCCTTTGCTTATCTTGCAAAAGAAGCTTACGGTTTGGATACAGAAGCAGTGGCTCTTGGAACTCCAAATGAAGAAACAGCTTTCGTATTGGATTATTTTGGTGTGGAAGCACCACGCGTTATCACATCTGCTAAAGCAGAAGGTGCAGAGCAAGTCATCTTGACAGACCACAACGAATTCCAACAATCTGTTTCAGATATCGCTGAAGTAGAAGTTTACGGTGTAGTGGATCACCACCGTGTGGCTAACTTTGAAACTGCAAGCCCACTTTACATGCGTTTGGAACCGGTTGGATCCGCATCATCTATCGTTTACCGCATGTTCAAAGAACATGGTGTAGCTGTTCCAAAAGAAATCGCAGGTTTGATGCTATCAGGTTTGATTTCAGATACTCTTCTTTTGAAATCTCCAACCACTCACCCATCAGATAAAGTCATTGCTCCTGAATTGGCTGAATTGGCTGGTGTCAACTTGGAAGAATACGGTCTTGCCATGCTCAAGGCTGGTACAAACTTGGCAAGCAAATCTGCTGAAGAATTGATTGATATCGATGCCAAGACATTTGAACTCAACGGAAACAATGTTCGTGTGGCTCAAGTGAACACAGTTGATATTGCTGAAGTCTTGGACCGCCAAGCTGAAATCGAAGCAGCCATCCAAGCCGCAAATGCCGCTAACGGCTACTCTGACTTTGTCTTGATGATTACAGACATCGTCAACTCAAACTCAGAAATTTTGGCTCTTGGTGCTAATATGGACAAGGTAGAGGCAGCTTTTAACTTCAAACTTGAAAACAACCACGCTTTCCTTCCAGGTGCTGTTTCACGTAAGAAACAAGTGGTACCACAATTGACTGAAAGCTTTAATGCATAA
- a CDS encoding YiiX/YebB-like N1pC/P60 family cysteine hydrolase, producing the protein MLENGDLIFVKDDSDIGQAIQESTGHYSHVAIFLDGQVYHATVEGGVLAQSPEEFFEAGKVYDLYHYEQIDGAEVKKRAESLLGAPYNASFYPDGDGFYCSQFIAELLPVFETIPMKFGDEEEEISPFWLDYYKELGLAVPLDQPGTNPSQLAQSPRLQFKERYLDDSDH; encoded by the coding sequence ATGTTAGAAAATGGTGATTTGATTTTTGTGAAAGATGATTCGGATATAGGACAGGCCATCCAGGAATCTACTGGTCACTATAGCCATGTGGCCATCTTTTTGGACGGACAGGTCTATCATGCCACGGTAGAAGGTGGTGTCCTTGCTCAGTCTCCTGAGGAATTCTTTGAAGCTGGAAAAGTCTATGACCTTTATCACTATGAGCAGATTGATGGTGCAGAGGTCAAAAAGCGAGCAGAGAGTCTCTTAGGGGCACCCTACAATGCGTCCTTTTACCCAGATGGAGATGGTTTCTATTGTTCCCAGTTCATCGCTGAACTACTCCCTGTTTTTGAGACCATTCCCATGAAGTTTGGAGATGAGGAAGAGGAGATTAGTCCGTTCTGGCTGGACTACTACAAGGAACTTGGCTTAGCCGTTCCTCTAGATCAGCCCGGAACCAACCCGAGTCAGTTAGCCCAGTCTCCCCGTCTACAGTTTAAAGAAAGGTATTTGGATGATTCAGATCATTAA
- a CDS encoding DUF1803 domain-containing protein → MIQIINPTRLTRQPFFKDLINYLDQQDDVILRQIKAQFPDQPVDKLMEEYIKEGFILRENKRYTLNLPFLESADRVELDQEVFVREDSAVYQELKAKVFQTELRNTTNAAILIEETDFERHAQTLSNYFYKVKHQYPLTEEQEKLYAILGDVNPEYALKYMTSFLLKFLKKEEVQQKRRDIFVDSLEVLGYIRKNAEGKYELAVDLDKERLMFIK, encoded by the coding sequence ATGATTCAGATCATTAATCCCACACGTTTGACACGTCAGCCATTTTTCAAGGACTTGATCAACTATCTGGACCAGCAGGATGATGTGATCCTGCGGCAAATCAAGGCCCAATTTCCAGATCAACCAGTGGATAAGCTGATGGAGGAGTATATCAAAGAGGGCTTCATCCTTCGAGAAAATAAACGCTACACTCTCAATTTGCCTTTCTTAGAGTCAGCTGATCGAGTTGAACTGGATCAAGAGGTCTTTGTTCGAGAGGACAGTGCAGTTTATCAAGAATTAAAAGCCAAGGTCTTCCAAACAGAACTTCGCAACACGACTAATGCAGCAATTCTCATAGAGGAGACTGACTTCGAACGACATGCACAGACTCTTTCCAATTACTTCTACAAGGTGAAACACCAATATCCTTTGACGGAGGAGCAAGAGAAACTCTATGCTATTTTGGGCGATGTGAATCCCGAGTATGCTCTCAAGTATATGACCAGCTTTTTGCTCAAGTTCCTCAAAAAAGAAGAAGTCCAGCAAAAGCGCAGAGACATCTTTGTTGATAGTTTAGAAGTCTTAGGCTATATCCGCAAAAATGCTGAAGGCAAATATGAATTAGCAGTGGACTTGGACAAGGAAAGACTGATGTTTATCAAATAA
- a CDS encoding UDP-N-acetylmuramoyl-L-alanyl-D-glutamate--L-lysine ligase translates to MITIEQTLNILKHDQNFREVLVNGEYYYHLEGTSFDAISYDSRKVSASTLFFVKGANFKKEYLEQAISNGLGFYVSEKDYEVGIPAILVNDIKQAMSLIAMEFYGHPEKQLKLLAFTGTKGKTTAAYFAYHILEQSHRPAMLSTMNTTLDGKNFFKSTLTTPESLDLFSMMAEAVANDRTHLIMEVSSQAYLVKRVYGLTFDVGVFLNISPDHIGPIEHPTFEDYFYHKRLLMKNSQAVVINSDMDHFQVLADQVANQDHDFYGSQSENQIETSKAFSFSATGKLAGNYDIQLIGHFNQENAVAAGLACLRLGASLEDIQKGIAKTRVPGRMEVLTQKNGAKVFIDYAHNGDSLKKLLSVVETHQTGTISLVLGSTGNKGESRRKDFGLLLEDHPEIQVFLTADDPNYEDPLAIAEEISSYITRPVEKIADREQAIQVAMAMTSKPEDAVIIAGKGADCYQIVNGVKEEYPGDAAIAERYL, encoded by the coding sequence ATGATTACAATTGAACAAACCCTCAACATTTTAAAACATGACCAAAATTTCCGAGAAGTTCTAGTAAATGGTGAATACTACTACCATCTAGAAGGAACAAGTTTTGATGCTATTAGCTATGATAGCCGTAAGGTTTCTGCTAGCACCCTCTTTTTTGTCAAAGGGGCCAACTTCAAAAAAGAATACCTGGAACAGGCTATTTCTAATGGACTCGGCTTTTATGTCTCTGAAAAAGATTATGAAGTTGGTATTCCTGCCATCCTCGTCAATGATATCAAACAGGCCATGAGCTTAATCGCCATGGAGTTTTATGGACACCCTGAGAAACAATTAAAACTATTGGCCTTCACAGGGACTAAGGGAAAGACAACAGCGGCCTACTTTGCTTACCATATTTTGGAACAAAGTCACCGACCAGCTATGCTGTCTACCATGAATACGACACTGGATGGTAAGAACTTCTTTAAATCGACCCTGACAACGCCAGAGAGCTTGGATCTTTTTTCCATGATGGCTGAGGCAGTAGCCAATGATCGGACCCACCTCATTATGGAAGTTTCCAGTCAAGCTTATCTAGTGAAACGGGTTTACGGTCTGACCTTTGACGTTGGTGTTTTTCTCAACATCAGTCCAGACCATATTGGACCGATTGAACACCCAACTTTTGAGGATTATTTCTACCACAAACGTCTCCTCATGAAGAACAGCCAAGCCGTTGTCATCAATAGTGATATGGATCATTTCCAAGTTTTAGCGGACCAAGTCGCAAACCAAGACCACGATTTTTATGGAAGCCAGTCTGAGAATCAAATTGAAACCTCCAAAGCTTTCAGCTTCTCAGCCACTGGTAAATTAGCTGGAAACTATGATATCCAACTGATTGGACATTTCAACCAAGAAAATGCTGTAGCAGCGGGTCTTGCCTGTCTTCGTCTAGGTGCGAGCCTCGAGGATATCCAAAAAGGGATTGCTAAGACGCGCGTTCCTGGCCGAATGGAAGTCTTGACTCAGAAAAATGGCGCTAAGGTTTTCATCGACTATGCCCATAATGGAGATAGCTTGAAAAAACTGCTCTCAGTAGTTGAAACCCATCAAACGGGGACCATTTCACTGGTCCTTGGATCAACCGGTAATAAGGGAGAAAGCCGCCGCAAAGACTTTGGCTTACTCTTAGAAGACCATCCTGAGATCCAAGTCTTCCTCACAGCGGATGATCCCAACTATGAAGATCCTTTGGCTATCGCTGAAGAGATTAGTAGTTATATCACGCGACCTGTCGAAAAAATCGCAGATCGCGAACAAGCCATTCAAGTGGCTATGGCAATGACTAGCAAGCCTGAAGATGCCGTCATTATCGCCGGAAAAGGAGCTGACTGCTACCAAATCGTCAATGGCGTAAAAGAAGAATATCCAGGCGATGCCGCCATCGCTGAACGTTATTTATAA
- a CDS encoding putative polysaccharide biosynthesis protein produces MSHEQNDQQAQMLRGTAWMTASNFISRLLGAAYIIPWYIWMGKYGPQANGLFTMGYNIYAWFLLISTAGVPVAVAKQVAKYNTRDQADHSFALIRGFLKFMGILGLGFAILMYLLSPVFASLSGGGKELIPIMQSLSWAVLIFPSMSVIRGFFQGFNNMKPYAISQIAEQVIRVIWMLLTTFFIMKIGSGDYVQAVTQSTFAAFIGMGASLLVLFYYLAKTGLLSSIFKKQEGSEGIDTRALLIDTIREAIPFIITGSAIQLFQIVDQMTFINVMSWFTDYSQKQLLVMFSYFSANPNKITMILIAVATSIGGVGIPLLTENYVKGDLKAAGKLVQDNLTMLLAFLLPATFGAVAVAKPLYTVFYGQPDGLALGLFIVAMLQTVILGLYTVLSPMIQALFQNRKAIRYFLYGVVVKLVLQIPFILVFRSYGPLLSTTIALMVPIVLMYREIQTITQFNRTIVFKRTLLGSILTMVMLLGVLIAGLILGWIFPPNGRVSSMIYIIVIGGLGVVIYGALGLWLRYFDRFIGGQAARLRQKFRIK; encoded by the coding sequence ATGAGTCACGAACAAAATGACCAGCAAGCCCAGATGCTACGCGGGACTGCCTGGATGACAGCCAGCAACTTTATCAGCCGTTTGCTAGGAGCCGCTTATATTATTCCTTGGTATATTTGGATGGGGAAATATGGGCCACAAGCCAATGGTCTTTTTACAATGGGCTACAATATCTATGCTTGGTTTCTTTTGATTTCGACAGCCGGAGTACCCGTAGCTGTTGCTAAGCAAGTAGCCAAATACAATACCCGGGACCAAGCCGATCATAGCTTTGCTTTGATTCGGGGCTTCTTGAAATTTATGGGAATTCTAGGCCTTGGATTTGCCATTCTCATGTATCTTTTGTCTCCTGTCTTTGCGAGTCTTTCAGGTGGGGGAAAAGAGTTGATTCCGATCATGCAGAGCCTTTCTTGGGCTGTCTTGATCTTTCCTTCGATGAGTGTCATTCGGGGATTTTTCCAAGGTTTTAACAACATGAAGCCTTACGCCATTAGCCAGATCGCTGAACAAGTCATCCGGGTCATCTGGATGTTGCTCACGACCTTCTTCATTATGAAGATTGGCTCAGGTGATTACGTGCAGGCTGTGACGCAGTCGACCTTTGCGGCCTTTATCGGTATGGGAGCGAGCCTTCTGGTGCTCTTTTATTACCTTGCAAAGACAGGCTTGCTCTCTTCTATTTTTAAAAAGCAAGAGGGAAGTGAAGGGATTGATACTCGGGCTCTCTTGATCGATACGATTCGTGAGGCTATTCCTTTTATCATCACAGGTTCCGCGATTCAGCTCTTCCAAATTGTTGACCAGATGACCTTTATCAATGTCATGTCTTGGTTCACAGATTATAGTCAAAAGCAGCTCTTGGTCATGTTTAGTTATTTCTCTGCTAATCCAAACAAAATCACCATGATCTTGATTGCGGTAGCGACTTCGATTGGGGGAGTCGGGATTCCTCTTTTGACAGAGAATTATGTGAAGGGGGACCTAAAAGCGGCTGGGAAGCTCGTACAGGATAACTTGACCATGTTGCTAGCTTTCTTACTTCCAGCCACCTTTGGTGCAGTAGCAGTCGCAAAACCACTTTATACGGTTTTCTATGGGCAACCAGATGGCTTGGCCTTAGGACTCTTCATCGTAGCGATGTTGCAGACCGTAATTCTCGGTCTTTACACGGTCTTATCGCCAATGATTCAAGCTCTCTTTCAAAATCGCAAGGCCATTCGCTACTTCCTTTATGGTGTAGTGGTGAAATTGGTCCTACAAATTCCATTTATTTTGGTCTTTCGTTCTTATGGACCACTTTTGTCAACGACCATTGCCTTAATGGTGCCAATCGTTCTCATGTATCGAGAGATCCAAACCATCACTCAGTTTAATCGCACCATCGTCTTCAAGCGGACCTTGCTTGGTTCTATCCTGACTATGGTGATGCTACTTGGAGTCTTGATCGCTGGCTTGATTTTGGGCTGGATTTTCCCACCAAATGGCCGTGTATCGAGCATGATTTATATCATCGTCATTGGCGGATTAGGAGTTGTTATCTATGGAGCCTTAGGATTATGGCTACGGTATTTTGACCGCTTTATCGGAGGTCAAGCTGCACGTCTCAGACAAAAATTCCGGATTAAATAA
- a CDS encoding cystathionine gamma-synthase, producing MSKKRNINTILAQAGIKSDKATGALTTPLHFSTTYQHSEFGQSTGFDYTRTKNPTRATAEKTLAAIESADYALATSSGMSAIVLAFSIFPVGSKVLAVRDLYGGSFRWFNQQEQEGRFSFTYANTEEELIHHLDNDPVDVLYIETPTNPLMLEFDIAHLAKLAHAKGAKVVVDNTFYSPIYQRPIEEGADIVLHSATKYLAGHNDVLAGVVVTNEADLYDKLFYNLNTTGAVLSPFDSYLLIRGLKTLSIRMERSTENARKVVEFLKTSPQVKEVLYTGKGGMVSFKIQDEKKIPNLLNSLQVFTFAESLGGVESLITYPTTQTHADIPAEVRHSYGLTDDLLRLSIGIEDADDLIEDLKQALEA from the coding sequence ATGAGTAAAAAACGCAATATCAATACTATCTTGGCACAGGCAGGAATCAAGTCGGATAAAGCAACGGGAGCTTTAACGACTCCTTTGCATTTCTCTACGACTTACCAACACTCAGAATTTGGTCAGTCTACAGGTTTTGACTATACCCGTACGAAAAATCCAACACGCGCAACAGCTGAGAAGACTTTGGCAGCTATCGAAAGTGCAGACTATGCTTTGGCGACAAGCTCTGGAATGTCAGCCATCGTGCTTGCTTTTAGCATTTTCCCAGTTGGTTCAAAAGTCTTAGCCGTTCGTGACCTTTATGGAGGTTCTTTCCGTTGGTTTAACCAACAAGAGCAAGAGGGTCGTTTCTCTTTCACCTATGCCAATACAGAAGAAGAACTGATCCACCATCTAGATAATGATCCGGTGGATGTCCTCTATATTGAAACACCAACAAATCCATTGATGTTGGAATTTGATATTGCTCATTTAGCTAAATTGGCCCATGCAAAAGGTGCCAAAGTCGTGGTGGACAATACTTTCTATAGCCCTATCTATCAACGCCCAATTGAAGAGGGAGCGGATATTGTTCTTCATTCAGCAACCAAGTACCTAGCTGGTCACAACGATGTCTTGGCTGGTGTTGTCGTGACAAATGAGGCAGACTTGTATGACAAACTCTTTTACAACTTGAACACGACAGGTGCTGTTCTTTCCCCATTTGACAGCTATCTGCTGATCCGTGGTCTCAAGACGCTCTCTATCCGGATGGAGCGCTCTACAGAGAATGCTCGCAAGGTGGTCGAGTTTTTGAAAACCTCCCCTCAGGTCAAAGAAGTCCTCTACACTGGAAAAGGTGGAATGGTCTCCTTTAAAATTCAAGATGAGAAAAAAATTCCTAACTTGTTGAATTCCCTTCAAGTCTTTACCTTTGCAGAAAGCCTTGGCGGAGTTGAAAGTTTGATCACTTATCCTACCACTCAAACTCATGCGGACATTCCTGCAGAAGTTCGCCATTCATATGGTTTGACAGATGATCTTCTTCGGTTGTCCATCGGAATCGAAGATGCGGATGATTTGATTGAAGATTTGAAACAAGCATTGGAGGCTTAA
- a CDS encoding MalY/PatB family protein, protein MTKYDFTTLPNRLTHHTYKWKETETDPEIIPAWIADMDFNVIPEVREAVIGYADQMVYGYTYASDSLYQSILDWEKEEHGYSFDKEAIVFIEGVVPAISTAIQAFTKEGDAVLINTPVYPPFARSVKLNRRKLIENSLVEKDGLFQIDFDQLEKDIVEQEVKLYVLCNPHNPGGRVWDREVLEKIGHLCQKHGVLLVSDEIHQDLALFGHRHISFNTVDPSFKDFGLILTSATKTFNIAGTKNSYVVIENPKLRTAFKQRQLANNQHEISGLGYIATEAAYRHGKPWLTELKQVFEKHIDYVVDELHEKTKIRVMKPQGTYLLWLDFSAYPYSDDELHAKIHDQAKLILNRGTDFGKEGNLHARLNVAAPFTLIEEITKRLVETFHK, encoded by the coding sequence ATGACCAAATATGATTTCACGACTTTACCGAATCGCTTGACCCACCATACCTACAAGTGGAAAGAAACAGAGACAGATCCAGAAATCATTCCTGCTTGGATCGCGGACATGGATTTTAATGTCATTCCAGAAGTACGAGAAGCTGTGATCGGCTATGCAGACCAAATGGTCTACGGCTACACCTATGCCTCAGATAGCCTCTACCAGTCTATCCTTGATTGGGAAAAAGAAGAGCACGGCTATTCCTTTGACAAAGAAGCGATCGTCTTTATCGAAGGTGTTGTTCCAGCCATTTCAACAGCTATTCAAGCCTTTACTAAGGAAGGGGATGCTGTCTTAATCAATACGCCGGTCTATCCTCCATTTGCACGAAGTGTCAAACTCAATCGTCGAAAATTGATCGAAAATTCATTAGTTGAAAAGGATGGTCTTTTCCAAATTGATTTTGATCAGCTGGAAAAAGATATTGTGGAGCAAGAGGTGAAACTCTATGTTTTGTGTAACCCGCACAATCCTGGAGGCCGTGTATGGGATCGTGAAGTCTTGGAAAAAATCGGCCACCTCTGTCAAAAACATGGTGTCCTTCTCGTTTCAGATGAGATCCACCAAGATTTGGCCTTGTTTGGCCACCGTCATATCAGCTTTAACACGGTTGATCCAAGCTTTAAAGATTTCGGCTTGATCTTAACCAGTGCAACCAAGACTTTTAATATTGCAGGAACAAAAAATTCCTATGTGGTCATTGAAAATCCAAAGCTTCGTACGGCTTTTAAACAACGGCAATTGGCCAATAATCAACATGAAATTTCAGGCTTGGGCTATATTGCAACAGAAGCGGCTTATCGCCATGGTAAACCTTGGTTGACAGAACTCAAGCAAGTCTTTGAAAAACACATTGACTATGTGGTTGATGAATTGCATGAAAAGACCAAAATTCGTGTCATGAAACCCCAAGGCACCTATCTTCTTTGGTTGGACTTTTCAGCCTATCCTTATAGCGATGATGAGCTGCATGCTAAAATTCATGACCAAGCCAAATTGATTTTGAACCGTGGAACAGATTTTGGAAAAGAAGGAAACTTGCATGCCCGCCTCAATGTGGCAGCTCCATTCACCCTCATTGAAGAAATCACCAAACGCTTGGTGGAAACTTTTCACAAATAA